The proteins below are encoded in one region of Helianthus annuus cultivar XRQ/B chromosome 2, HanXRQr2.0-SUNRISE, whole genome shotgun sequence:
- the LOC110927195 gene encoding uncharacterized protein At5g43822 isoform X2, with protein MEATVKKYQQKFKKVKDDMDRWDDLHARLLSQFRNASSIIGRLQLLDDPKNYGFLKDIDNVKDLIFGKQMESLQMIMLSMNKTLEELNIIILSLAKTYRDAKQQLKGGSIQFSTKQLNYRIGVKPSIADCLEGLRLLHEMHQSEYLLKSSVISALAGLALNPSAIRIRRHIC; from the exons ATGGAGGCAACAGTGAAAAAATATCAGCAGAAATTCAAAAAAGTAAAAGATGACATGGATCGATGGGATGATCTCCACGCTAGATTACTTTCACAGTTCAGAAACGCTTCTTCGATCATTGGAAGGCTGCAG TTGCTTGATGATCCAAAAAACTATGGTTTCTTGAAAGATATCGATAATGTTAAAGATTTGATCTTCGGAAAGCAGATGGAATCGCTACAGATGATCATGCTCTCGatgaataaaacttt GGAggaattaaatattattattttatcgCTTGCAAAAACTTACCGTGATGCTAAGCAGCAATTAAAAGGTGGTTCTATTCAGTTCTCAACGAAACAGTTAAATTACCGCATTGGCGTAAAACCAAGTATTGCAGACTGCTTAGAAGGGCTTCGGCTTCTTCATGAGATGCATCAATCAGA GTACCTGCTTAAATCATCGGTGATTTCTGCACTTGCTGGTCTTGCCTTGAACCCGAG TGCAATCCGTATACGACGTCATATTTGCTGA
- the LOC110927195 gene encoding uncharacterized protein At5g43822 isoform X1: protein MEATVKKYQQKFKKVKDDMDRWDDLHARLLSQFRNASSIIGRLQLLDDPKNYGFLKDIDNVKDLIFGKQMESLQMIMLSMNKTLEELNIIILSLAKTYRDAKQQLKGGSIQFSTKQLNYRIGVKPSIADCLEGLRLLHEMHQSEYLLKSSVISALAGLALNPSVNDLQAFERLLVDQPNIPKEEVQSVYDVIFAEEIC from the exons ATGGAGGCAACAGTGAAAAAATATCAGCAGAAATTCAAAAAAGTAAAAGATGACATGGATCGATGGGATGATCTCCACGCTAGATTACTTTCACAGTTCAGAAACGCTTCTTCGATCATTGGAAGGCTGCAG TTGCTTGATGATCCAAAAAACTATGGTTTCTTGAAAGATATCGATAATGTTAAAGATTTGATCTTCGGAAAGCAGATGGAATCGCTACAGATGATCATGCTCTCGatgaataaaacttt GGAggaattaaatattattattttatcgCTTGCAAAAACTTACCGTGATGCTAAGCAGCAATTAAAAGGTGGTTCTATTCAGTTCTCAACGAAACAGTTAAATTACCGCATTGGCGTAAAACCAAGTATTGCAGACTGCTTAGAAGGGCTTCGGCTTCTTCATGAGATGCATCAATCAGA GTACCTGCTTAAATCATCGGTGATTTCTGCACTTGCTGGTCTTGCCTTGAACCCGAG TGTTAATGATTTACAAGCTTTTGAACGACTTTTGGTTGATCAACCCAATATCCCCAAAGAAGAAG TGCAATCCGTATACGACGTCATATTTGCTGAAGAAATTTGTTGA